The window TGCTCGGAACACGGCGACGTCGAGGGCGAGTTCGACCTCCGGATCAAGGGCGTCCTCGACGACGGCGAGGAGGTCTACGAGGTGATCTTCGGCCGCGACGTCACCGAAGACCTCACCGGCGTCACGCTCGAGGAGGCCCAACAGATGGCGATGGACGCCCTCGACACGACCGTCGTCGTCGACGAGATGCGCGAGGACCTCCTCGGCACCTACTACCGCGTCTCCGGCCCCGAACTGGGACGCTACGTCCTCGCCGACGAGGTCGAACGGCTCACCGAACCGGCGGACCCCGAAGCGGTGCTGATCAAAGCGAGGTCGATCTGATATGAGCGCAAACGAGATTCCGTCCCGAGAGGTCGCCCGACGTGTGTTCGCAGACGAGTTCAACGACGCCGCCTTCACGTTCAAAGAGTCCGACGACGACCGCGCGCCGGTCTACCTGCTGCTGCCGACGGGCGCGAAGGCCAACCGGGTGTTCTTCGTCGGGACGTTGACCGAAAAGGACGACGTCGGCGAGGACAACGAGTACTGGCGCGGCCGCATCGTCGATCCGACGGGGACGTTCTTCGTCTACGCGGGGCAGTACCAGCCGGAGGCCGCGAGCACGCTCCGGGACCTCGAACCGCCCGCCTACGTCGCGGTCGTCGGCAAGCCCCGGACGTACGAGACCGACGACGGGAACGTCAACGTCTCCGTTCGACCGGAGTCGATCCAGGTCGTCGACGCCGCGACCCGGGACCGCTGGGTCGTCGAGACCGCCGAGCGGACGCTCGACCGGATCGACGCCTTCGACGACGAGGGCAACGAGTACGCGCGGATGGCCCGCGAGGAGTACGACCTCCCGATCGATCGCTACACCGACTCGGCGGTCTCCGCGCTTGAGAGCCTCGAAGAGGGCGACGGCGACGAACTCGGACTCGACGGCGGGCAGGTGGAGTCCGGCGACGCCGACGAGGGCGCCGACCTCCAGCCCGAACCGTAGGCCCCTCCCGGCCCTCGCCTTCGATTCGCCGTCCGGACTCCGTTTCGGGGTCGCCCCGTCGGTCGAATCCGCGGCCGACCCGTGGGACTGTCTGACGAACGTTTAAGTGAGTCCGCCGACGAACGTCGAAACGAGCCAATGGGCAACAAAAACAAGACCATCTCGTTCCGCGTCAACGAGGACGCGTTCGAGACGCTGCGTGAGATCGCCGAGGAGCGTGACATCTCGCTGTCGGCGGTCTTCCGCGACTACGTCGACACGCTCGTTGCCCACGACGGCCAGGTTCAGGTCGTCCCCGAGCACGAACTCGAACAGTTACGCAACGGCGAGGACGAGAGCTTCCCGCCGAAGGTGAAGGTCCCCAAGAGCTTCGTCCGCGAGCACGAGCGTCTCGAACTGGAGGCCGAGCACCTCCGCGAACAGCTCGAGGAGCACAAACAGTACGTGAACTACCTCCGCGAGCAACTCGAAGACGAGAACGAGGAGGTCATCCAACTGGAAGACCTCGACGCCAGCGAGGCCGACGAGCCGTCGTTTCGGCTCGGGTAGTCAGGTCGATCCCTCACCGCAGGCGGCGAAGCGCTACCCCGAGAGCGCCTGCCGCGCGCGGTGCATCTTCCGCTCCATCTCCTGATTCCCTTCAACTTCGGCGAGGGTCTCGGCGGCCTCCAGCGTCCGGACCGCGTTGTCCAGGAACGAGAGGACGTCGCCGGGATAGGCGTACAACATGTACTCGTCGCCCATCACGTCGACGATGGCGTCGGGACCGAGCCCCTGCGCGCGCAGTTCCAGAAGGTACCGGACGAACTGCCGCTCGGGGTAGCCCGTGTAGAGGTCGTCGGGGTTCTCGGGGTCGAGGAAGTCCTCCGCGAAGTCGAGCAACCGATCCCGGGTCGCGTCGTCGACCTTCGTGAGCCCCTCGCCGGAGTAGAGGACGTCCATCGTCGCCCCCTTGAACGCCCCCTTCGGGATGTTGACGTCCAACTGGGAGACGATCTGGCGGTGGTTCTTGAGGTAGATCTTGTCCGTGATGGCCACGGTTGCTCGCGGATAGGTGACTGTGAACGAAAAGCGTCCCGGTCTGCGGCGTGTCGCGCCGCGAGAGCCGACCCCGGCGTCCGCTCGAATCGGGGGCGCACCGTGTGACGTCGGCGCACTCCGCTGCGGAGTCGTAACGTATTTGACTTCGACGGGGATACCTGAAGGTGCGTGTCCGGGTTAGGGTAGTGGACTATCCTTCAGCCTTGTGGAGGCTGAGACGCGGGTTCAATTCTCGCACCCGGACCTTTCTGTCTGCGAACGACGTGAGCCGACGCGTTCCGCTCACAGCGACTCGACGAACGCGTCGAAGGCCCCGCTCGCGGGGTGGACGTGACAGTACGTCCCGAGCGCTCGGTACTCGGTGAGCCCGTCGCGTCCGTCGTCGATGCCGTCGCCGCGCTCGACGTCGAAGGCGAACCGGGCGTCAGACGCCGCGTCGGCGCTGGAGTAGTGGAACTCGTGGCCCCGGAGGCGACCCCCCGAGCCGGCGGTGAGCGTCCCGCGACGGGCACGGAGTTCGACGTGGTCGAGCGCCTGATACCGGTCGTGCATCCGCACGTCCGCCGGGAGCACGCCGGCCATCCGGTGGCTGTCGCCGTCGGCGGTCGTCAGCGACTCCGCGAGCGCCATCAGCCCGCCGCACTCGCCGAGGACCGGGAGGCCGTCGGCCGCCGCGGCTTCGAGCTGTCGGATCGCGGGGCTGTCCGCCAGCGACGCGGCGTGCAGTTCCGGGTATCCGCCGGGGAGGTAGACGCCGTCGCAGTCGGGCAGACCGTCGCCGGCCGTCGGCGCGAACGTCACCACCTCGGCGCGCTCGCGGAGGCGTTCGATCGTCGCCGGGTAACAGAACCGAAACGCCTCGTCGCGGGCGACCGCGACGCGCCTGTCGGTCTCCGAGGAGTTCGGGTCCGCGTCTCTGGGTTCCGGTCGCGGCGGACGCCGGGCGAGGTCGAGGAGCCGGTCCGTGCGGACGTGGTCGGCCACCTCGTCGAGCACCTCGGGATCGAGCGGCGCTTCCGCCCCCAGGTGCAGCCCGAGGTGTCGGTCGGGGATTTCGAGGTCCTCCCGCGGCGGGATTCGACCCAGGTACTCCAGACCCTCTGGCAGGGCGTCGCGGATGCCGCGCTCGTGTCGGCCGCCGTGGGCGCGCTGGGCGACGACGCCGACGACGTCGAGGTCGCGGTCGGCGTGCGCCGCGTATCGCCGGAACCCCACCGCGGTCGCGGCGACGCTCTCCATCCCGGCCTTCGCGTCGACGACGAGGACGACCGGGAGGTCGAGCGCCTCGGCGACCATCGCGGTGCTGGAGCCGTCGCCGTCGTACAGCCCCATCACGCCCTCGACGACGCAGACGTCGCCCTCGCCGCGGAAGTAGTTCCGCCGGAGGCCCGCCTCGCCCTGGAGCCACCGGTCCAGCGTTCGCGACGGCCGCCCCGCCACGCGCTCGTGGTGGCTGGGATCGATGAAGTCCGGCCCGGCCTTGGCGGGCTGGACCGTCCGTCCCGTCCGTTCGAGCGCCCGCACGACGGCGAGCGTGGCGACGGTCTTGCCGACGCCGGATTTCGTCCCGCCGACGACGAGGCCCTTCACGGCGCTGGCCCCGACGTCCCGGCACCCCGTCGTCCGGACAGAGACGCCGACCGTCCGCGC is drawn from Halobellus limi and contains these coding sequences:
- a CDS encoding RPA family protein, with protein sequence MSANEIPSREVARRVFADEFNDAAFTFKESDDDRAPVYLLLPTGAKANRVFFVGTLTEKDDVGEDNEYWRGRIVDPTGTFFVYAGQYQPEAASTLRDLEPPAYVAVVGKPRTYETDDGNVNVSVRPESIQVVDAATRDRWVVETAERTLDRIDAFDDEGNEYARMAREEYDLPIDRYTDSAVSALESLEEGDGDELGLDGGQVESGDADEGADLQPEP
- a CDS encoding ribbon-helix-helix protein, CopG family, giving the protein MGNKNKTISFRVNEDAFETLREIAEERDISLSAVFRDYVDTLVAHDGQVQVVPEHELEQLRNGEDESFPPKVKVPKSFVREHERLELEAEHLREQLEEHKQYVNYLREQLEDENEEVIQLEDLDASEADEPSFRLG
- a CDS encoding DUF5814 domain-containing protein; this encodes MAITDKIYLKNHRQIVSQLDVNIPKGAFKGATMDVLYSGEGLTKVDDATRDRLLDFAEDFLDPENPDDLYTGYPERQFVRYLLELRAQGLGPDAIVDVMGDEYMLYAYPGDVLSFLDNAVRTLEAAETLAEVEGNQEMERKMHRARQALSG
- a CDS encoding cobyrinic acid a,c-diamide synthase — its product is MKGLVVGGTKSGVGKTVATLAVVRALERTGRTVQPAKAGPDFIDPSHHERVAGRPSRTLDRWLQGEAGLRRNYFRGEGDVCVVEGVMGLYDGDGSSTAMVAEALDLPVVLVVDAKAGMESVAATAVGFRRYAAHADRDLDVVGVVAQRAHGGRHERGIRDALPEGLEYLGRIPPREDLEIPDRHLGLHLGAEAPLDPEVLDEVADHVRTDRLLDLARRPPRPEPRDADPNSSETDRRVAVARDEAFRFCYPATIERLRERAEVVTFAPTAGDGLPDCDGVYLPGGYPELHAASLADSPAIRQLEAAAADGLPVLGECGGLMALAESLTTADGDSHRMAGVLPADVRMHDRYQALDHVELRARRGTLTAGSGGRLRGHEFHYSSADAASDARFAFDVERGDGIDDGRDGLTEYRALGTYCHVHPASGAFDAFVESL